TCCAGGACTACGGACGGTTGGGCCAGACATTCCTTGACGAAACTGACAAGCTTGTTGTCGCGGATGGCTTCCCAGAGATATTTATCCACGATTTGACTGGCGTCAACGGCAAAAAGATTACCGACGGCAGTATTGGCAAAGATGACTTTCTGGTTGGTGTCAACGGCGATAACGCCTTCGCGGACGCTGGAAAGAACGATATTAAGGTTCGCTTTTTCGCGGCTGATTTCCGAGAAACGTTTTTGGAGATCATCTCCCATCAGGTTAATAGTCTGCGCCAGTTTCCCAATCTCATCATTTGGGGTAGCCTGAACCCTAGCGCTAAAGTCCCCTCGAGAGATTAATTCCGCCGTCCGGACCATCTGGTTGACCGGGCGGACAATCTTCCGGATAATCCAGAATCCCATCAGGAAAGCGATAATGACCAAAACCAGGAAAATAATCCCAACCATTCTATAGATTTGATGGGTAATAAGTTTAATCTGGTGCAGCGGCAGAGCCACCCGGATGATTTTACCGCTCGGGTCGTCCGGATTAAGCGGATGGGCCAGATATAGCATATCAATCGAAACCGTATGGCTGAAACGGGTGCTATGACCCGCTCCTGATCGCCGTGCATCAATCACTTCAGACCGGTTATTATGATTTTCCATTGCGGAAATATTTCCATCCGAGTCCGCCAATACTTTACCGTCTTTATCAATGATGGTTATCCGGGTCCGGACGGTCTTGCCCAATTCTTTGATTTTGGCATCAAGCGATTGCCCTTTTCCCTCAACATCGCTCACCAGAATCCCGACCAGTTTAACGGTATTATCCAGATGCTGGTTGACTTCTTCAAAATAAGTATTGGTAAACAGGTTAATGGCGATAAGCGACAAGGTTATCAAAGAGATAACAATCAGGGTGAGGTAAGTAAAGAAAAGTTTAGCAAACAGGCTGTTTTTAAGCATCGTTTGTTTCTGTGAATTTATAGCCCACGCCCCGAACGGTTTCGATAAGCCTGCCGGACTTGCCCAGTTTCTTCCTGAGCGCGGCGATATGGACGTCTATGGTCCGGTCAATCACGGCGGCGTCGTCGCCCCGGCCGGCCGAAATCAGGTCGTCGCGCGAAATCACCGCGCCCCGGCGGTTGACCAGATGCCAAAGCAGGTTAAACTCGGTGTTGGTCAGCTCGACCCTTTTGTCCTTAACCGTCACGGTCCGGCCTTTATAGTCTATGTCGATGTCGCCCACCTTCAATGATTCCTTGAATTCACACGCCTCAAAACGCCTGAGCACGGCCTTGACCCGTGCCACCAGTTCGCGCGGGCTGAACGGCTTGGTGATGTAGTCGTCCGCGCCCAGTTCCAACCCCAGAACCTTATCGGTTTCCTGGGCCCGGGCCGTCAGCATTATCACCGGAACCTGCGATGTCCCGGGCATGGATTTGAGTTTTTTGCAGACATCCCAGCCGTCCATCCTGGGCATCATGATGTCCAGCAGGATTAAATCAGGTTTGTGCTTGCGGGCAACCTCCAGGCCTTCGGCACCGTCACGGGCGCCGATGACCAAATAGCCTTCCTTGCCCAGGTGATGGTCCACCAGCTTGACCAGGTCCTTTTCGTCGTCTATGACCAGTACGGTTTTCATTTCCGCTTCTGTTCCTCGTGGTGATGCCTGACATCGCGCCCCTGGACTATATAAATGACCTCTTCGGCGATATTGGTGGAATGGTCGCCGATTCGTTCCAGATTCCTGGCAATGAGTATCAAACAAAGCGCCGGCTGGATTGTCTTGGGGTCGGATATCATATAGGTCAATAACTCCCTGAAAACCTGGTTTTTAAGAGCATCCACCTTGTCGTCCGAATTAAGCACCTTTTGAGCCTTTTCCACATCCTTATGGATATAGGCATCCAGGCTTTCACGCACCATCTGCTGGACAATATCAGCCATTATCGGAATATCCACCAGCGGTTTTAATTGGGGGTATTGTAGCAAAATTACGGTGTTCTGTCCAATATTAATAACCTGGTCGGCAATCCGCTCCAGGTCGCTGTTAATCTTGGAAGCCGCGATCAGGAAACGCAGGTCCGTGGCCACCGGCTGCATCCGGGCGATAAGCGTCACCACATCGTCGTCTATTTCTATCTGTAATTTATTAATCTCTTTTTCCTTGGGGTTGATCGTCTCAATAACGGAATTGTTTCGGTCAATCAGTGATTTGACGGCAATGCGTATCATTTCCTCCACGATGCTGGCCATCCGGATGAGTTTTTCGTTAATCCTTGTCGTCTCCTGGTCAAAATGTCGTTCCATATTATTTAATCTCCTTTTCGTAATATTATCATATCATCAATCCGCCTCAGTTGGAATAAAATCAGGCAAAATATCAAATGCCGCAGGCACATATCCGGTTAACAAGCCCATAAGCCGTCGGGCTGGACGCAACGCCCGCTTACCGCTTAGCCGTACCGGCCGGTAATATAATCCTCAGTCCGCTTATCATGCGGATGGGTGAATAGATGACTGGTCTTGTTAAATTCTATCAACTCGCCCAAAAGCATAAAAGCGGTGTCATCGGATACCCGGGCCGCCTGTTGCATATTGTGCGTGACAATCACGATGGTATAATCTTTCTTGAGTTCGCGCATCAGCTCCTCGATACGCATGGTCGACTGCGGGTCCAGGGTCGAGCAGGGTTCGTCCATAAGCACCACTTCCGACCTGGCGGCAATCAACCGGGCAATGCACAGCCGCTGTTTCTGCTCCAAGGACAGGCTTAATGCCGACTCGTGGAGTTTGTCCTTAAGCTCATCCCACAGTAGAACCGACTTTAAGCTCCGCTCCACCACCTCATCGCAATAATTCTTGTCGGAATCGCAGTGAATCTTCTCGGCAAAGATTACATTTTTATAAATTGATAACGGAAACGGATTGGGCCGCTGGAATACCATACCCACTTTCTTGCGCAATCTTACCAAGTCGGTCTCCGGATCGATGATATTTTCATTGTCAACCAGCACTTCCCCGGTGGTGCACACGCCTTCGACCAAATCGTTCATCCGGTTTAAGACCCGAAGCAAGGTGGACTTGCCGCAGCCGGAAGGCCCGATAATGGCCGTAATGGTCTTTTCCTCGAACTTGGCATTGACATCCTTCAAGGCCTGGAAGCTGCCATACCACAGGTTCAAATCTTTGACTGATATCTTTTCCATTTATCCGAACTTTCCTCTGACATAACCGTCGGTTCGCTGGTCGGACGGAGATGTAAATATTTTATCGGTCTTATCCAGCTCAACCAGTTCGCCGGACAGGAAAAACGCCGTCCGGTCGGCCACCCGGGCCGCCTGCTTGACGTTATTGGTCACCAGCACGATGGTGTAATCCTTTTTAAGCTGAAGCATGGTTTCCTCCACCTTGGCGGTGGAAATCGGGTCCAGGCCGGAGCAGGGCTCGTCGTACAGAATTACCTCCGGCTCAACCGCCAGGGTGCGGGCAATGCACAGCCGCTGTTGCTGCCCGCCGGACAGCTTGAACGCCGATTCATCCAACCGGTCCTTGACTTCATCCCAGATATAAGCGTGGTTCAGCGCCCGCTCAACAATCTCCTGAAGCTTCTGCTTGTTTTTTATCCCGTGCATCCGGGCGCCGTAGGCCACGTTATCGAATATCGATAAAGGCAGCGGCAGCGGCAGGGCAAATACCATCCCCACCTTCTTGCGGAGCAGTTCTATATTCATGTCTTTAATATCCTGGCCGTCCAATTCAATCACGCCGCCGGTTTTGGCGCTGGTTTCGATTTCATTCATTCGGTTAAGCGACCGCAGAAACGAAGTCTTGCCGCTGTTGGACGGGCCTATAATGCTCAGTATTTCATTGGCCCGGATTTGGATATTAATATCCTTTAAGGCCTGAACCTTATCAAACCAGACGTTAAAGTTCTTTACGTCGAATTTTACCACTTTTTCCTCTTCCTCAGTTTATAACGGATAATAATGGCGATTAAATTAACGAACAATACCAGGGTCAGCAGGACCAGAGCCGTACCATACCTGATTTTCTCGTCCACATTGGGCACCTGGGTGGATATGACATAAAGGTGATAGGGCAAAGCCATGGCCTGGTCGAATATTGATTTGGGCAACTGGGGCAGGTAAAAAGCCGCCACGGTGAATAATATCGGAGCGGTTTCGCCGGCCGCCCGGCCGATCTCTAAAATCGTGCCGGTCATTATGCCGGGAATGGCGTTGGGCAGGACGATATGCCGGATAGTCTGCCACTTGCTAGCGCCCAAGGACAGGCTGACTTCCCGGAACGATTGCGGTACGCTTTCCAGCGCCACGCGGGAAGCCGCTATAATTATGGGCAAGACCATTATTCCCAATGTCAGCGAACCGGCCAGAATCGACGCGCCGAACCCCAGAAAAACCACGAATAAAGCCAATCCAAAAAGGCCGAATATCACCGAGGGCACTCCGGACAGGTTGACGATAGCCAGTTTGATTATTCTGGTCAATAAATTGTCCTTGGAATATTCGCTCAGATAAATTGCCGCCAGAACCCCTATCGGCAAGGCAAAGGCAATTGAGCCCACCACCAAGCATATCGTTCCGATGATGGCCGGGAAGATGCCGCCGGCGCGCATGCCGTCTTTGGGCATGCTGAAAAGGAAATCCCAACTGATGGCCGGCGCGCCTTTGACAACAATGATAAAGACTATCAGCCCGACCGGGATGACGATTAAAAGAGTCGCCAACAGGAAAAAGAAGAAGGCGATTTTCTGGGTTATTTTCGGTTTCATCATCATTGTCTTTTCCTGTGCAAGAATAAATCAGCCGTTAAATTAATGGCAAAACTGATTACAAAAAGTATCAACCCGATGGCGAACAGGGCGAAGTAATGCTCGCTGCCCACCACTGATTCGCCCATCTCAGCCGCGATGGTCGCGGTCATTGTCCGGACCGGCTGCAGGAATCCATTGGGGATGCTGGCCGCATTGCCGGTAATCATCATCACGGCCATGGTCTCGCCCACCACCCGGCCGATGCCCAGCATGACCGCGGCCAGGATTCCGGGCGCGGCGGCCGGCAGAATCACCCGCCAGATGGTCTGCCAATGGGTGGCGCCCAACGCGAAGGCGCCTTCTTTATAACTCTTGGGCACGGAATAAAGCGCGTCTTCGGCAATCGAAACTATGGTCGGCATGGCCATAAAGGCCAGCATAATCGAGCCGGATAAGGCCGTCAGCCCGGTGGGCAGTTGGAAAACGCTTTTGACCAGCGGCACCAGGGTGACCATACCGATAAACCCCAACACCACTGATGGTATGGCGGCCAGCAGTTCAATACCGGCCTTAAGGATATCCTTTATTCTCGCCGGCGCCACTTCGGCGATGTAAATGGCGCAGGCCACGCCGATGGGCACGGATATGATTGCCGCGCCGATGGTCACCACCACCGAACCCAAAATCAGCGGCAGAATACCCAACAGGGGCGGCTCTGAAATGGGATACCACTTGCGGCCGGACACAAAATCGCCGAAACCGACGTATTCAAAAAGGGATAATCCTTCTTTCAACAAGAACAAAAGAATCAGGACAACAAAGATTATCGAGGCAATGCCGCAAAGAAAAATGAGCTTCTCTACAACAAATTCCTTTATTTTGCGCATAAATGCTTATTTTACCGGTTTATCCTGCACCGGGACGAAATCCGTCTTCACTACAATCTCCTGACCTTCGGGCGACAGCGCGAAATCTATGAATTCTTTATCCAGGCCCTTGGGTTGGCCGTTTACATAAAGCAATAACGGCCGGGAGATAGGATACTTGCCGCTGATGACATTCTCGGTGGTCGGCGCTTCATATTCGGATTTCTCATCCTTTGCCACCGATATCGGTTTCTGCTTGGCCGAGATATAACCCATGCCGTAATAACCGATGGCATCGGGATTATTGGTTACTTCATCGGCGATGGCCTGTGAAGAAGGCAGCATCAAAGCGCTGGAAGCAAATTCCTCCGGGCCGTTGGCAATGCCTTTGCGCAGGATATGTTCTTTAAAGTAAACATGCGTGCCGGAGGTAACCTCGCGGGACAGGATGACGATTTTAGCATCTTTGCCGCCGACCTCTTTCCAGCTGGCAATTTTACCGGTAAAGATGTCTGCCAATTGGGCCTGGGTCAGTTTACTGATCGGATTGGACGGATGAACCACCACGGCCAGCCCATCCAGGGCTACCTTTATCTCAAACGGATTCACGCCCTTCTGCTGGGCCAGGGCGATTTCCTTTTCCTTGATGTTCCTGGAACTCATGCAAATATCGCAGGTATTGCTGATTAAGCTGGAAATACCCGTGCCCGAACCGCCGCCGGTCACGGCCAGCTGTTTTTGGGGATTCTTCTTCATAAATACCTCAGCCCAGGCCTGGACTAGGTTGACCATGGTATCCGAACCCTTAATCTGAATGCTGGTTTTGGTTTCGTTCCGCGCCTGCCTGGCCGCGTCATCCCGGCCGCACCCCAGAATACCCATTGAACCTATCAACCCCACTATCAATACCTTCTTTAACATACGTGGACTCCTTTCATACGGTTATACATACTACTATTTAACACGCCGGTATTATAAAAAAAGCGTGTTAAGAAATGATAAAGATTGGGTTAATTTATGATAAAGCCATCTTTTGACCTGTTTCCAATATGTGGTGGGGATAAGTCAAAAAGCATAGAGGATGTTTGTATCCGCTAAAACAAAGCTTGCTGGTTTTCTGTA
Above is a window of Candidatus Brocadiia bacterium DNA encoding:
- the pstC gene encoding phosphate ABC transporter permease subunit PstC, which gives rise to MRKIKEFVVEKLIFLCGIASIIFVVLILLFLLKEGLSLFEYVGFGDFVSGRKWYPISEPPLLGILPLILGSVVVTIGAAIISVPIGVACAIYIAEVAPARIKDILKAGIELLAAIPSVVLGFIGMVTLVPLVKSVFQLPTGLTALSGSIMLAFMAMPTIVSIAEDALYSVPKSYKEGAFALGATHWQTIWRVILPAAAPGILAAVMLGIGRVVGETMAVMMITGNAASIPNGFLQPVRTMTATIAAEMGESVVGSEHYFALFAIGLILFVISFAINLTADLFLHRKRQ
- the pstB gene encoding phosphate ABC transporter ATP-binding protein PstB encodes the protein MEKISVKDLNLWYGSFQALKDVNAKFEEKTITAIIGPSGCGKSTLLRVLNRMNDLVEGVCTTGEVLVDNENIIDPETDLVRLRKKVGMVFQRPNPFPLSIYKNVIFAEKIHCDSDKNYCDEVVERSLKSVLLWDELKDKLHESALSLSLEQKQRLCIARLIAARSEVVLMDEPCSTLDPQSTMRIEELMRELKKDYTIVIVTHNMQQAARVSDDTAFMLLGELIEFNKTSHLFTHPHDKRTEDYITGRYG
- a CDS encoding ATP-binding protein produces the protein MLKNSLFAKLFFTYLTLIVISLITLSLIAINLFTNTYFEEVNQHLDNTVKLVGILVSDVEGKGQSLDAKIKELGKTVRTRITIIDKDGKVLADSDGNISAMENHNNRSEVIDARRSGAGHSTRFSHTVSIDMLYLAHPLNPDDPSGKIIRVALPLHQIKLITHQIYRMVGIIFLVLVIIAFLMGFWIIRKIVRPVNQMVRTAELISRGDFSARVQATPNDEIGKLAQTINLMGDDLQKRFSEISREKANLNIVLSSVREGVIAVDTNQKVIFANTAVGNLFAVDASQIVDKYLWEAIRDNKLVSFVKECLAQPSVVLDHKDITSSSDKPLRVYCTPIKETPGSFLVVIYDISESLKYEQLRKDFVANVSHELRTPLTFIKGYVETLKEDNLNDKGKTREFLDIIDKNVRQLANLVGDLLELSRLESRQGIARIRPIKPAKVIDDVVDYFRPAIEKKQHTVIRNIQADCPEIPVDPDMLAKAVGNLLDNAVKYTPDNGRIGIKADFDGSVLRIEVSDNGIGIPADDLPRIFERFYRVDKSRSREMGGTGLGLAIVKHIVQLHHGTVSVRSQSGQGSVFTIILPIR
- the pstA gene encoding phosphate ABC transporter permease PstA — encoded protein: MMMKPKITQKIAFFFFLLATLLIVIPVGLIVFIIVVKGAPAISWDFLFSMPKDGMRAGGIFPAIIGTICLVVGSIAFALPIGVLAAIYLSEYSKDNLLTRIIKLAIVNLSGVPSVIFGLFGLALFVVFLGFGASILAGSLTLGIMVLPIIIAASRVALESVPQSFREVSLSLGASKWQTIRHIVLPNAIPGIMTGTILEIGRAAGETAPILFTVAAFYLPQLPKSIFDQAMALPYHLYVISTQVPNVDEKIRYGTALVLLTLVLFVNLIAIIIRYKLRKRKKW
- the pstB gene encoding phosphate ABC transporter ATP-binding protein PstB produces the protein MVKFDVKNFNVWFDKVQALKDINIQIRANEILSIIGPSNSGKTSFLRSLNRMNEIETSAKTGGVIELDGQDIKDMNIELLRKKVGMVFALPLPLPLSIFDNVAYGARMHGIKNKQKLQEIVERALNHAYIWDEVKDRLDESAFKLSGGQQQRLCIARTLAVEPEVILYDEPCSGLDPISTAKVEETMLQLKKDYTIVLVTNNVKQAARVADRTAFFLSGELVELDKTDKIFTSPSDQRTDGYVRGKFG
- a CDS encoding response regulator transcription factor; translated protein: MKTVLVIDDEKDLVKLVDHHLGKEGYLVIGARDGAEGLEVARKHKPDLILLDIMMPRMDGWDVCKKLKSMPGTSQVPVIMLTARAQETDKVLGLELGADDYITKPFSPRELVARVKAVLRRFEACEFKESLKVGDIDIDYKGRTVTVKDKRVELTNTEFNLLWHLVNRRGAVISRDDLISAGRGDDAAVIDRTIDVHIAALRKKLGKSGRLIETVRGVGYKFTETNDA
- the phoU gene encoding phosphate signaling complex protein PhoU; amino-acid sequence: MERHFDQETTRINEKLIRMASIVEEMIRIAVKSLIDRNNSVIETINPKEKEINKLQIEIDDDVVTLIARMQPVATDLRFLIAASKINSDLERIADQVINIGQNTVILLQYPQLKPLVDIPIMADIVQQMVRESLDAYIHKDVEKAQKVLNSDDKVDALKNQVFRELLTYMISDPKTIQPALCLILIARNLERIGDHSTNIAEEVIYIVQGRDVRHHHEEQKRK
- a CDS encoding phosphate ABC transporter substrate-binding protein — protein: MLKKVLIVGLIGSMGILGCGRDDAARQARNETKTSIQIKGSDTMVNLVQAWAEVFMKKNPQKQLAVTGGGSGTGISSLISNTCDICMSSRNIKEKEIALAQQKGVNPFEIKVALDGLAVVVHPSNPISKLTQAQLADIFTGKIASWKEVGGKDAKIVILSREVTSGTHVYFKEHILRKGIANGPEEFASSALMLPSSQAIADEVTNNPDAIGYYGMGYISAKQKPISVAKDEKSEYEAPTTENVISGKYPISRPLLLYVNGQPKGLDKEFIDFALSPEGQEIVVKTDFVPVQDKPVK